The DNA sequence TGGGAGACTCAACTAGGGGCGCAATTTCCATTCGTCATCACAAAGCCTCGCGAGACTTCCGTGACGGCTAACGGTAACTAGCCGACGCCGTGTCGACCACAGTGACACCGGTCGGGGTTGATCCGCCTGCGGCTGCAAATGTGCCTTcggttttatttaattcataacGGGAGAAAACCAAAGACTGACCAACCGCGGAGAGGCGCCGTCTGCCGGCTTCGAAGCGCCGCCGCCCCCCTGCCCCTCGGACTGTCCGCGGCTCTCGTCCTTTAATCGGCGCAGGTCGGTCGGTCGTTGCTACATCCGTCCGTTCCTTTGGGGTTAGCTTAGCCGGGCTAGCTCAGGGCTAGCGCGCAGGGGAGGTGTCAGGAGTGTGTGTAGATTGAATTCAACGCTATCGGTGATATTTTCTGTGATATATGTTTGTAGACGTGAGGCGGGAAAACGACAGGAAGCGTTAGGACCAGACAAGCTAACGCCTAGCTTCAACACCAGCGATAGTAACGTGGAAGTTGGCTAACAGCAAGTAAGCTAGGCTGCATTAGCAAACCGCCGAGGCAGCTCTGCAGTAGCTCGCGTGTCGCCGACAGtcacaagaaaaacacacacacacacacacacacggttcacCTGGTGTCTGTGATGTGACCGGGTCGAGACGTTGTCCGGTGAGTAAACCTCGCGAGAGTCAGGTGGAAtatgtgtgtgcaggtggaACATGTGTGTGACATGTCAGACGCGTCCGGTGGGTTCGAGCAGAAAcacgctcctcctcctgtaaacaacaacaacaacaacacacgacACACGACACAGTTGAAGTGCAGGTTGTTGCTCATGGATGAGGACTGATGTGTGTCaggcctcatgttgtcatgttgtcaggcctcatgttgtcatgttgtcaggcctcatgttgtcatgttgtcaggcctcatgttgtcatgttgtcagacctcatgttgtcatgttgtcagacctcatgttgtcatgttgtcagacctcatgttgtcaggcctcatgttgtcatgttgtcaggcctcatgttgtcatgttgtcaggcctcatgttgtcatgttgtcagacctcatgttgtcatgttgtcagaccTCATGTTGTCAgacctcatgttgtcatgttgtcagacctcatgttgtcatgttgtcagacctcatgttgtcatgttgtcagacctcatgttgtcatgttgtcagacctcatgttgtcatgttgtccggcctcatgttgtcatgttgtcagacctcatgttgtcatgttgtccggcctcatgttgtcatgttgtcagacctcatgttgtcatgttgtcagaccTCATGTTGTCacgttgtcatgttgtcaggcctcatgttgtcaggcctcatgttgtcatcttgtcatgttgttgtgttgtcatgttgtcaggccTCATGTTGTTGGTCATGGATGAGGACTGATGTGTGTCAgacctcatgttgtcatgttgtcatgttgtcaggccTCATGTTGTTGGTCATGGATGAGGACTGATGTGTGTCAgacctcatgttgtcatgttatcaggcctcatgttgtcatgttgtcatgttgtcaggcctcatgttgtcatgttgtcatgttgtcaggccTCATGTTGTTGGTCATGGATGAGGACTGATGTGTGTCaggcctcatgttgtcatgttgtcaggcctcatgttgtcatcttgtcatgttgtgttgtcatgttgtcatgttgtcaggcctcatgttgtcatgttgtcatgtcaGGCCTCATGTTGTCGTGTTGTCAGGCCTCATGTTGTCATcttgtcatgttgtcatgtcaggcctcatgttgtcatgttgtcgtGTTGTCATcttgtcatgttgtcatgttgtcaggccTCATGTTGTTGGTCATGGATGAGGACTGATGTGTGTCAGgcttcatgttgtcatgttgtcagacctcatgttgtcatgttgtcagacctcatgttgtcatgttgtcatgttgtcaggcctcatgttgtcatgttgtcaggcctcatgttgtcatgttgtcagacctcatgttgtcatgttgtcagacctcatgttgtcatgttgtcagacctcatgttgtcatgttgtcaggcctcatgctgtcatgttgtcaggcctcatgttgtcatgttgtcaggccTCATGTTGTCATCTTGTCAgacctcatgttgtcatgttgtcagacctcatgttgtcatgttgtcaggcctcatgttgtcatgttgtcaggcctcatgttgtcatgttgtcaggccTCATGTTGTTGGTCATGGATGAGGACTGATGTGTGTCAGGCCTCATGTTGTCAGGTTGTCAGGCCTCATGTTGCCATGTTGTCATGtctcatgttgttgtgttgtcatgTCTCATGTTGTCGTGTTGTCATGTTGTCGTGCTCCTGGGCATCTGCAGGTATCGTGAAGTCTTTAAAAAGACTAttcaatttaaaagtaaaagtaaatcaAACTTAGCAAAAGATGATGCCACTGCTAGATGATGCTAGATTTGTTGGTTGATCCAGAAACAAAAagttttcctatttttttttgtttgtttgtaaaacATTGTCCAGGTATCTTTAGTATCTAAGACGTTTGACCTGTTATGGGAAACTGTCAATttcagcaacacaaaaaaaagttgatgaaattcatttcattcatcatttttcataatCTGACAGGGAATCATCTATATTAGGGATATGGGGCTGATTCACTTAGTACACTTGgaggtgatctgtgatttgaAAAATGGAGAATTGCTTACAGCTGCCAAACTGACGATAGTCGAAGTTGTATTCATAATTTGTGATATTGTTTTCCTTAGGTATCCTCCAGCCCCGCTGTGGATCTTTAGCCCCTTCCATCAGGACAGTGGCAGAGGCAGAGCCGGAGCCATCAGGGACAagagcagcaggcagcagggcTCCATGAGCACCACGGGGCAGCAGCAAGGGGGGGGCCTGCGTTCCCGCCGAGCCCTTGGCCGGGACAAGGACCCTGGGCCGGGCGTCGGCATGGAGGCGGCCTGCTGGCTTGCCCCCGGAGTGCTGCGCAGGCTGATCGAGCTGCCCTCACCCCCCCTGTCCCGACACCAGCTCAAGAGGCTGGAGGAGCACAGGTAATGTTGTGTCAGCCGGAAGTTTATCAGCGACACGTTTGAAATTCATGGCTCTTCTGTATGTaaaaggtgtttgttttttttactgttcagtGCTAATGGAAGCAAATAAACAGTCATATTAATCAGCCAgctgcatcatcatcaacatcatcaacatcactgCTAGTAATGGTCTGCCCTGGGTCACCGGGTCTTCATCATGCAGGTACAGCAGTGCGGGACGTTCCCTGCTCGAGCCTCTCATGCAGTGTTACTGGGAATGGTTGGTGGGTCGAGTCCCCTCCTGGATCGCCCCCAACTTGATCACCATCGTCGGCCTGGCCACCAATGTCTTCACCACCCTGGTGCTCATCTACTACTGCCCGACGGCCACCGAGCAGGTGAGTGATGAGCCGGTGCTGCACAGCCTTCACTTTAAAACACAGAGAACATGCTGGAATTCATGTTAACAAAGGTACTGACTTTTGTTAATTAATTATCCTCAGTTGCCCAAATAAAACCCAACCTCCTGCAGATGTTACACAATAAATAGTTACTCAAGCTGCCGGAAGAGtttttaaagtccccctccactaaaaaagtgtttttcttctgtttctgtcttctaACATGTCTGATATTGACTGTAGGGTCTTGTATCTGCgcacatgttgtcactatagatgtgttttcacattcctctcctggaagaggagatttctgtgtcacttctccGAAATTTAAAATTCtaacgaatcctgttcaaactagatttggtacgtcacaaatacagaaaaccaatcgctaTTGAATATGCAAATCTGAGAAactggaaacttccagtgcagcagaggcagcgcatccacgagacGCGACAGCAGACAGTTAGTTTGTTCCACCGGTCAACCCTGTGCGAACAattgtggtgggcggggcctgtgttattgCATATCATGTATATTCATAGTGTCAGAATTCcacaatgagggagagagagtggatggtttcccgCCCCAtttcagagttaaaaaaaaaaataacaactttaaaacatgactggaggggTCCTTAAATCAATTCAAGAATTAAAATTGTGTTAGTGTTGAAGAGAAGATGAAGTGGTGAGTACCACAAGTGTCTGTTGTTACTGAATTAGTGCAGCTGAACTGGGTATATTATGCTGAATTTATcaagaaaaaggtaaaacatgTGTTTATGAGTGTTGAGTTTCCATTAATAGCAAATTAAAATGGAggctttttatttaatgtgtgtgtgtgtgtgtgtgtgtgtgtgtgtgtgtgtgtgtgtgtgtgtgtgtgtgtgtgtgtgtgtgtgtgtgtgtgtgtgtgtgtgtgtgtgtgtgtgtgtgtgtgtgtgtgtgtgtgtgtgtgtgtgtgtgtgtgtgtgtgtgtgtcaggctccTCTCTGGGCGTACGTGTTGTGTGCGGTGGGTCTGTTCATCTACCAGTCACTGGACGCCATCGACGGGAAGCAGGCGAGACGCACCAATAGCAGCTCTCCGCTGGGCGAGCTGTTTGACCACGGCTGCGACTCCCTCTCCACCGGTCAGTTTGATCCTGGTTCTACTCCACTGCGTCGCTCTTTGGATCTGAAGCCCGGTGTTAAAACAACCTGCCCTGTTGCTCCCACAGTGTTTATAGTGCTGGGAACCAGTATAGCAGTGCAAATGGGCACCAACCCGGACTGGATGTTCTTCTGCTGCTTCGCCGGGATGTTCATGTTCTACTGTGCCCACTGGCAAACATACGTGTCAGGAACACTGCGGTTCGGCATGTGAGTTGACGAAAgctgcttgattttttttttaaattttatgaCTGTTTGTcgatgtatgtttgtgtattgaAAAGCAAGATGATGATTTACAACCATTTATCTATTTAATACACTCATCTCACACTTCGTCTTCAGTGTGTCTGACTGGTATTTTTTAAAGAGTTCCACCAATTCTTTACCTTTATCAGCCGTGACTCCAAAACAGTTCAGTTTTTCACACCTCACTGAGCCGAGTACAAGCGtgactcaaacaaacaaactaattttcagtatcgattaatctgttgattatttacttgattaattgatcagttgtttcgtccataaaatgtcataaaatgtcgatcctgtttcccaaacacccaagacaatgttttgttttgtccgcacaccaaagatattcagtttactgtcacagaggcgcaaagaaaccagaagatattcacatttaagaagctgaaatttcTTTCGTAAAAACAActttaattgattatcaaaatagttggcgattcatttactcgtcgattactaatcgtttaactgttgcagcactAATGAAGACACACATCAACTGCATCAGAGTTTATGTTGCCTTGGGGACAAACTCCTGTAGAATAACTTaactaaatcaaataaaatggaatcaTTTCAATTAGGAAATGATCATAGAATAAACAAACCAGACGCTCACACGCTTCAGACACAGTTGAGTCAGGACGTCTGGGTTCATGTTGAatgaagagctgcaacagttactcgattagtaatcaactactaaattaatcactaaatatttttgatgatcgattaatcagttcaagtagtttttatgattttttaaaaataatttcagcttcttacatgtgaatattttctggtttctttgctcctctgtgacagtaaactaaatatgtttggtgtgtgaacaaaacgaaacatcatcttgaTTGTCATTTTATGGACAACAAATCgcttaatcgagaaaataatcaacagattaatcgataatgaaaaataataatcgttagttgcagccctagttaaaTTGTTCTTACAGTCAGcagcacagtgacagtgactctGTCCGGTCGAGGCTCAGCAGCATCACGAGTGTTCTCATCTCGACTCCTCTCAGTATTTCGCTCAtgggtgtttttgttcttgctATAGTTACTGTATTTTTAAGATAAACGATATTTCCCGTTAGACTGGTTCTGTAAAACTAACAATTCGTCCTCCTTCTTCTAAACTGTACTCAGAGAAGATCCACGCACTAAGTGTGGTGTAATGTTGgttgaatattccttccacTCCTTCATTTGAACGTCTGCTTTTATTTGagaaatttgttttctttaggaTGCATAAATATTATAGTGAAACTGAACATGGAGGGAAAtggctcctcacacacacacacttgcaagaTGCAGTCTGAAACACAACGGTggacatgaataaaaagaaagatgtgttTATATAATCCAGAAAGGGAAATTTCAGTGTCGCAGCAGTTGCGTCACATAAATCACAAACAATATGTTCAGTAGGTTTGAGTAAGTAAAGACTAAATGAAGTTTACATATCGACGATGTTAGTGTGGATCTTATCAACTGGTTATATTTATGATACAAGTCATGTGATAAGGGTTATAGTTTATGACGTGGAGTAAatgtggatgtgtctgtgtctgctgcgCGTCACTGATCCTCACTGTACGTGTtctgctctctcctcacacGCAGCATTGATGTGACTGAGGTGCAAATCTTCATAATAATCATGTACTTGCTGGCCGCCGTGGGAGGATCTGCTTTGTGGCAGTCAATGGTAATTGTGATCGCTTCTAATTCCTACAGATTTCAGATTAAAGAGAATGATGTAATGATAATTATGTAATAACCAATGTGTTGGTAATTCTACTGTAATGACAATACTGctgcaacatttttgttttgacttttgcTGTAATTGTTGCAACGAATGTCTCTCTGAACGTCTCTAACATTACTCATGATTTGATTGTGGATTATactcaaagatttaaaaaaatactgtataatgtCTTAACCTGCATTGTTTAATCATTccttaatttttaaaaacattttaatatctctGTTCCCAGATTCCGGTCCTAAACATCCAGATGAAAATGATTCCTGCCATCTTCACTTTTTTAGGAGCCATCTTCTCCTGCACCAACTACTTCAGAGTTATTTTCACAGGGGGTGTGGGCAAGAACGGATCCACGATAGCAGTGAGTCTGGAAAAACCTCTGAATTCCCATTCGAGTGACGTGATCTCGCCAGAGCCGTGGATTGATTTGGTGTCTGATAAGTTTCTGGAAGGAACGGCTGTTTTAAGACGACACTCAGATTGTTGCAGCGTGTTTACGGCTGTTGAATGAATTGAGCAAAAGTGATCAGTTGAATGTTCGTTTAAAGTTTCAGTGTAAGACCTGAGcggctttcagacgtgcactgaagtctggaatATTTggagctgtatgtgagaacgcaaatgttgctccggacattttctggaactttttcctgccaggccccaAGTAAAATttcgggaaaatgtccaagtgaacCCAAGAGAGAATACTGCAGACTGCAAACTCTCCAAACTCTTTTCTGGTCATTTTTTCCAAGGTTCATGTCTGAACCACTTTGGCGGCAGCTGATTGGCTGGCGGCTTTGGATCGAACAAGCGGCGTGGTGTTGTCATCTGTGATAAATTTGCACTGAATTTGTTCCGAGTGAAGTTTTGCCTGCAAACTTTAGACATGTGATGAACGATAAACAGCAGCTTTTCATTCACGCTTATGTTTATTATTCACATCCTGAGTTTGGGGGCATCTCTGCTTTTACAACGAGTTGACCTACTGATGGTGTGAGACTCTGTTCATTAATTACTATCTTTGTTTAACCTCAGTTTGTGTCAttactgttgtagttgtgtaGTTCATTTGAGCCAAGAGATATTTATCAAATATGGCATTTAGTCTTTTAAAAAGAGGATTTGGTTAATGTGAGGAAAAGTGCAGTGTCCAAATTTACCTTGAAATAAACAGTTCACTGATTTTCAGAAAGTTCAAATGTGATCTACAGTATCATGAAAAggctcctttgtttttttctactgacACGTCTCTGTCATCTTTGTCCTCAGGGAACCAGCGTCCTCTCTCCCGTCTTACATATTGGCTCAGTTATAATTTTGGCCATGATGATTTACAAGAAGTCGGCTGTCCAGCTCTTCGAGAAACATCCGTGTCTTTACATCCTGGCGTTTGGCTTCGTCTCGGCTAAAATCACCAATAAATTAGTTGTAAgtcaaacaaacttttttataattattattattagggagTTCAAACATAATGATGcatctgtaaaaacaacacaactttgTAACACCATCTACACAAAATGACCATTTTTAACTAAAACCTTTGGATGATCCTATGAACTGTCATCAAAAGTATGAGACTGTAGATATTTCGCCTCCAGAAAGTGAAACATCTGCAGTGAATTTTTTACGATCAGTTCGCAGCTGGAACTGATagtaacctttgacctcactgAGCTGCGACCAGGCTCAGACAGGACAACACTCCACAGAGCATATCAAATTACATCAAATTAGAAATAACACAGAACACTGTACATAcactaaattttaaaaatggaagATAATTTAAAAAGCTAACTCTTTCCTAATGGGATAATTGTTTTCCATTAAAGAGTTAAAATACCCTAaacttcttttttgtgtgtgtgtgtgtgtgtgtgtgtgtgtgtgtgtgtgtgtgtgtgtgtgtgtgtgtgtgtgtgtgtgtgtgtgtgtgtgtgtgtgtgtgtgtgtgtgtgtgtgtgtgtgtgtgtgtgtgtgtgtgtgtgtgtgtgtgtgtgtacccttGTCTGTCCACAGGTAGCACATATGACAAAAAGTGAGATGCATCTTCACGACTTAGCCTTCCTGGGGCCGGGGCTGTTGTTCCTGGATCAGTATTTCAATAGTTTTATTGACGAGTACCTGGTGCTCTGGATTGCGTTGGTGAGTACATGGACTGTACGTGTGGTGCAATGTGCTCAGTAATGGTTACGTcttcttaaagggacagtgtgtaatatatttaaaagaacttattcacagaaattgaatatattgtccatgactatgtgttcatatatgtataatcaactctgaatgagttaaatatagttacatgatgTGGA is a window from the Scophthalmus maximus strain ysfricsl-2021 chromosome 6, ASM2237912v1, whole genome shotgun sequence genome containing:
- the cept1b gene encoding choline/ethanolaminephosphotransferase 1b; amino-acid sequence: MSTTGQQQGGGLRSRRALGRDKDPGPGVGMEAACWLAPGVLRRLIELPSPPLSRHQLKRLEEHRYSSAGRSLLEPLMQCYWEWLVGRVPSWIAPNLITIVGLATNVFTTLVLIYYCPTATEQAPLWAYVLCAVGLFIYQSLDAIDGKQARRTNSSSPLGELFDHGCDSLSTVFIVLGTSIAVQMGTNPDWMFFCCFAGMFMFYCAHWQTYVSGTLRFGIIDVTEVQIFIIIMYLLAAVGGSALWQSMIPVLNIQMKMIPAIFTFLGAIFSCTNYFRVIFTGGVGKNGSTIAGTSVLSPVLHIGSVIILAMMIYKKSAVQLFEKHPCLYILAFGFVSAKITNKLVVAHMTKSEMHLHDLAFLGPGLLFLDQYFNSFIDEYLVLWIALIISFFDLVRYCVSVCNQIACHLHIFVFKIKPCSLLSTAPH